The sequence ACTATTGCCGGCCGTTCAAAAGGGCTGCACATGGCTCGTTCATCACCTTTGCCCGCCGGCTCCGCTTTCAGCGGTTCCTAGCTCGGGCTCCAGCCACGCAAAATTCACGAATTGTCGAATCGAGGCGTCATGAGTCACGACGCCAAGGTCAGACCGCCCATCATCAGTCCGAGCGCGGCGATCCAGCTTCCGAGCACGCGAATGGCGACGCGCCGCCATGTCTGCGTGGCGGTTCCGGCACCTCGAAACGCGAGCGTCGACGCCATGACGAGCGCGATGATGACATAGCCGGCGACCGCGAGGCCCGCTGCAAATAGCAAGCGATTGGTCTCCGGTCCGACCGCGCCGGCATTGGCCGCGCCGCGCGCCGCCGCTAAGCCCAATGCGATCGCACACAGCAGCCCGCCGTGAATGCGCAGCTCCAACGCCAGCAACAGTCCGAGTAGAACGAGCGCGCCAGCGGCGACGAGCGCGCCCTCGGATGTCGCGTTCATCGTCATTCCTGTCGTCAGTCCGGCCAGGAGGCCGAACGGAAAAAGCAAGAGAACCGACCTCGCGTTGGACGCGCCGAGCGATCCTGCCAGAATGCCCAATGCGAACCAGAGGATCACATCTTTCAAATCGGTCAACGGATGCACGGCGCCCGCGTAGAAGTCGCCGAGCCGCGCGCCGATGATATGCGCACTCGCCGTCTTCGCATACAGAAGGAAGAAGAGGGCGCCGGCGACGGCCGACTTCGACTGGCCGCTCATCCTGCGCCGCCTGAGCCGAGCGTCAGAAAATAGCCGCCGAGAAGGGCGATCATCGCCCCGAGGCCTTGGATGAGACGCGCGCCGAGCGGCCATTGCGACACGGCGCCAATGACGATCCCGCAGCCATGCAGAAAGCCTGTCGCGGTGACGAATCCGACGCCATAGGCCATCGGATCGGTCGCGCCGGGGAGCTCCGCGCCATGTGCATGGCCATGAAATATCGCGAACAGGCTGACGACGAGCGCCGCGATGACGGTCGGCGGTCGAAGGCGTGTCGCGACCGCAGCGCCCAATAGTATGGCCGATAGTGCGATCATCATCTCCGGCGCCGGCAAGGGAATATGCATGACGCCGAGCACGCCTCCAACCGCCATGATCAGAGGAAAGGCGATCGGAAGCAGCCAGATTGCCGGAGCGCCGAGTTGCGCGCCCCAGAGCCCGACGGCGACCATAGCGATCAGATGATCCCCGCCGCTCAGTGGATGCAGAAAGCCGCTCGCGAGGCCGCCGGCCAATCCCTCTCCATCATGCGCGAGAGCGGGCGATGCGAGCGCGAATCCGGCGAGCAGGCTGAATGCGAAGGATCGGAGGCGAAGCGACATGGCGAGGGCTGTCCTCAATCGATTGCGAGAACGCGGAGAAGTCTGCCGATGAACCAGAAGGCTGCGATCGAACCGATCGCATAGCCGGGAAGGAGATCGCGCGAACCAGGGAGTACGGCGCCGAGGCGACGATGCGCCCAGATGAGCGCCAGCGTCAAAAGCACGAAAGCGAGTTGTCCAATCTCGACGCCGACATTGAAGAAAGCGAGCGCGGCCGGCAGCAGCCGTCGTTCGATCCCGAGACCGGCGAGCGCGCTGGCGAAGCCGACGCCATGGACGAGGCCGAAGCCGCCAGCGACGGCCCAAGGGTAGCGGGCCGTCAATCCGGCTTCGCTATGGCGCTGCTTCACGATCTCGACGCCGACGAAGACGATGCTGAGCGCGATGCAGGCGTTGAGCGGCCGTTCCGGCACGCCGATCAGCCCGAAGGCGGCGGCAGCGAGTGATGCGCTGTGGCCAATGGTGAATGCGGTGATCGTCGTGACGAGTCGACGGCTTGGCCCCACGATCCAGATCAGTCCAAATACAAACAGCAGATGATCCGCGCCGAGCAGAATATGGTCGACGCCGTAGTTCAGATAGGTCACGCCGAGTTCGATCCAGCTCTCGAGCGTCGGAGCCTCGGGACCGAGAATCGACACGGTGGGATTGGCGGTGGTGATGGTGTAGCTGCGCGTCTCGCCTTGAATCGGGATGATCTTAATCAGCGCCGCCGACATGCGCGAGCCGAGATTGCCGATCGTCAATGCGCCGACGAGGCCTTTTTGGCCGCAATCGAGCTCCGGTATGCGCAAGAAGCAATGTGGCGGCGCGCGCAGATCTACGCGAGCGCCGCCGATCGTCGGCTCCATTGTCCAACGGCCGACATAGGCGCCCTGGCGCACCTCGCGCAATTCGAGCACGCCGAGCGAGGATTCGTGCGCGTAGAGCGCGACGGGCGCGAGCAATGTCGCAGCGACGACCCAAGCCGCCAGCAATATTATCGAGCGTCTCACGGCTCCATCCGCACTGTGTAGGACGCCTTCAGCCGGTTCACCGCCTCCCATGCGCGCGCGCGCGCTTCATCCGTGCGCCACAGCCGCAGGATCTCGTCGCGGACATTCTCGAAAATCGCCGGCTCGCCCGGATGCCGAGAGTCGATGCGGACGACATGCCATCCTTCTTTGGATTCGAGCTTTGCCCATGTTTCCTGAGGTAGCGCGAGCAGGGCGTCGCGAAATTTTTCGCCGAAGGCGGGCCCGAGACTGGTGACGGGGCGCGCGAGAATGGCGCGCGTGCGATCACGAAGCTCTTCCGATTCACGGCCGCCGACGATGTCTTCGAGCCAGCGCGTCGCCTCGACGGCGTCGGTCGCGGGCGTGAGGTAGAAGCCGACACGCTCCGGTTCGTCGAAGCGCGCGCGATTTTGCTCGAACCAGGCGCGCAATCGTTCTTCGGTCGGCTGTGGCAGGCGAACTTGGTCGAAGATGAGCAATTGAAGTTTATAGGCGATACGATCGCGTATCATATCGTCGCCACGATCGACGCCGAGCGCCTTGCCCTCTCGATAGAGAATCTCGCTCGCGACCCAACTGTCGATCATCTTCTGGAGCTCGACGTCCGACGGCGTGCGCGCCTTGTCCTCGTCGAAATTGTCGATGAAGGACTGACGCAGCGCTTTGCCGACGGTGATGACGCGCTCGTCTTTTGGCGGCGGATGCAGCGCGGCGTCGGCGGCGAAGACGAGCCCGCCGATCATCATGAAATGCACGAGAGGTTCACTTCGAAGTCGCCTCGGAGACGTCCGGCCGGCCGATCCCGGATCGCGAGCGGCCGCCTGGCTAGCGCGATCCCCGTCGTCGAACCAACGCCGAACGAGAGCAAACGAAAGAGTCTTCACCATCGAAGCCATACGTTTCCCGAATACGCCATTGGCGCCTTATGCATCGGCTCATGCGTTTTGTCATCCGCGCGTCGACGAAAAAAAAGTCTTTTCGACTCACTCGAAAAGCGCGTCTCTGTAATCAAATGGTCACACGACTGTCGTTGTCGTTCTCCCATATTCCGCGCGCCGATGCGTCTCGTGACGCCGGGGGGCTCGTCTAGCCCGGAAAATTCAGCGTAGGTTGGCGGGGGTGGTACAGCCTTTTGATTTGGCGTAGAGTTCGGGTGTCGAATCCAACTCGCGCCATTTCGAAGCCGCCACGCCCCGCCATGAACGATTTTACCCTGCCGCTTTCCGGCCTGTCACCTGTTTCCGGCAAGGCTGTCGTCGCCAAATTCGACGGCGGCCTGCTGTCATCCGATGGCGGCGTGCTGCTGCTGCGTGAGATCGAGCAGCGCCTGCGCGTCGCGGAGCGGCTCGCCGGCTGCATCCGTGATCCGCGCGATCCCGATCTCGTCACCCATACGCTCGCCGACATCATTCGCTTTCGCCTCCTCATGATCGGCGCCGGCTATGAGGACGGCAACGACGCCTCGGCGCTGCGCGGCGATCCGATGTTCAAGATGGCGCAAGGGCTCGCGCCTTCCGAGCGCGAGCTCGCCTCGCAATCAACGATCTCGCGCTTCGAGAATCTGCCGGACGCTCGCGCTCTGCTGCGCATGGGCCGCGCCATGGCCGATCTCTATTGCGAGTCGTTCCATCGCGTTCCAGAGCGCATCACGCTCGACATCGACGACACTTTCGACGCCGTCCATGGAGGCCAGCAACTCCGCCTCTTCAATGCGCATCATGACGAATATGGCTTTCAGCCGATCGTCGTGTTCGACGGCTCCGGCCGCTTCGTGTCCGCCATGCTGCGGCCGGCCAAGCGCCCCAGCGGAAAAGAGGCCGAACGCTT comes from Methylosinus sp. H3A and encodes:
- a CDS encoding HupE/UreJ family protein; the protein is MSGQSKSAVAGALFFLLYAKTASAHIIGARLGDFYAGAVHPLTDLKDVILWFALGILAGSLGASNARSVLLLFPFGLLAGLTTGMTMNATSEGALVAAGALVLLGLLLALELRIHGGLLCAIALGLAAARGAANAGAVGPETNRLLFAAGLAVAGYVIIALVMASTLAFRGAGTATQTWRRVAIRVLGSWIAALGLMMGGLTLAS
- a CDS encoding HupE/UreJ family protein; its protein translation is MSLRLRSFAFSLLAGFALASPALAHDGEGLAGGLASGFLHPLSGGDHLIAMVAVGLWGAQLGAPAIWLLPIAFPLIMAVGGVLGVMHIPLPAPEMMIALSAILLGAAVATRLRPPTVIAALVVSLFAIFHGHAHGAELPGATDPMAYGVGFVTATGFLHGCGIVIGAVSQWPLGARLIQGLGAMIALLGGYFLTLGSGGAG
- a CDS encoding HupE/UreJ family protein, coding for MILLAAWVVAATLLAPVALYAHESSLGVLELREVRQGAYVGRWTMEPTIGGARVDLRAPPHCFLRIPELDCGQKGLVGALTIGNLGSRMSAALIKIIPIQGETRSYTITTANPTVSILGPEAPTLESWIELGVTYLNYGVDHILLGADHLLFVFGLIWIVGPSRRLVTTITAFTIGHSASLAAAAFGLIGVPERPLNACIALSIVFVGVEIVKQRHSEAGLTARYPWAVAGGFGLVHGVGFASALAGLGIERRLLPAALAFFNVGVEIGQLAFVLLTLALIWAHRRLGAVLPGSRDLLPGYAIGSIAAFWFIGRLLRVLAID
- a CDS encoding peptidyl-prolyl cis-trans isomerase; the encoded protein is MMIGGLVFAADAALHPPPKDERVITVGKALRQSFIDNFDEDKARTPSDVELQKMIDSWVASEILYREGKALGVDRGDDMIRDRIAYKLQLLIFDQVRLPQPTEERLRAWFEQNRARFDEPERVGFYLTPATDAVEATRWLEDIVGGRESEELRDRTRAILARPVTSLGPAFGEKFRDALLALPQETWAKLESKEGWHVVRIDSRHPGEPAIFENVRDEILRLWRTDEARARAWEAVNRLKASYTVRMEP